One window from the genome of Herbiconiux aconitum encodes:
- the cydB gene encoding cytochrome d ubiquinol oxidase subunit II codes for MDLTVLWFCIVGFLFVGYFVLDGFDFGVGMSLPFLGRDDTDRRVLINTIGPVWDLNETWVIVAGASLFAAFPEWYATLFSGFYLPLLLILLALILRGVSFEYRHQRPEAAWKRRFDRMIVVGSAVPAFLWGVAFSNIVAGVPLDANHDYIGTFLGLLNPYALLGGLTTLLLFFTHGVVFVSLKTEGDIRVRARRLATRAGVLTIVVAAAFLLWTSVAHGTLASVLLSAVAAVTLIAAVLANSRGREGTAFALMAVTIGVAVLSLFFALFPDVMPASNDPANSLTIANASSSEYTLQIMSWVALIFLPLILAYQGFTYWVFRKRVSRAQIPAESTQGAH; via the coding sequence ATGGATCTGACAGTCCTGTGGTTCTGCATCGTCGGCTTCCTCTTCGTCGGCTACTTCGTGCTCGACGGTTTCGACTTCGGCGTCGGGATGTCGCTGCCCTTCCTTGGGCGCGACGACACCGATCGGCGCGTGCTGATCAACACGATCGGCCCGGTCTGGGATCTCAACGAGACCTGGGTGATCGTGGCGGGCGCCTCGCTCTTCGCGGCTTTCCCGGAGTGGTACGCGACGCTGTTCAGCGGCTTCTACCTGCCGCTGCTGCTCATCCTGCTCGCCCTGATCCTCCGCGGCGTCTCGTTCGAATACCGCCACCAGCGGCCCGAGGCGGCCTGGAAGCGGCGGTTCGACCGGATGATCGTGGTCGGCTCGGCCGTGCCCGCCTTCCTCTGGGGCGTTGCCTTCTCGAACATCGTCGCGGGGGTGCCGCTCGACGCCAACCACGACTACATCGGCACCTTCCTCGGCCTGCTCAACCCCTACGCCCTGCTCGGCGGGCTCACGACGCTGCTGCTGTTCTTCACCCACGGCGTGGTCTTCGTGTCGCTGAAGACGGAGGGCGACATCCGTGTGCGGGCGCGTCGGCTGGCGACCCGGGCCGGGGTGCTGACCATCGTGGTGGCCGCTGCGTTCTTGCTCTGGACATCCGTCGCCCACGGCACCCTCGCATCCGTTCTGCTCTCGGCGGTCGCGGCGGTGACACTGATCGCGGCGGTGCTGGCGAACAGCCGGGGCCGCGAAGGCACCGCCTTCGCGTTGATGGCGGTGACCATCGGGGTGGCGGTGCTGAGCTTGTTCTTCGCGCTCTTCCCCGACGTGATGCCGGCGTCGAACGACCCCGCGAACAGCCTCACCATCGCGAATGCGTCGTCGTCGGAGTACACGCTGCAGATCATGAGCTGGGTCGCGCTGATCTTCCTGCCGCTCATCCTGGCGTACCAGGGATTCACCTACTGGGTGTTCCGCAAGCGGGTGAGCCGGGCGCAGATCCCGGCCGAGAGCACCCAGGGCGCACACTAG
- a CDS encoding cytochrome ubiquinol oxidase subunit I yields the protein MNELLDPLLLSRWQFGLTTIYHFLFVPLTIGLATTVAIFQTAWVRTDKSKYLQLTRFFGKIFLINFAMGVVTGIVQEFQFGMNWSDYSRFVGDVFGAPLALEGLLAFFLEATFIGLWIFGWDKLPKKLHLVTIWVTAAGSIVSAYFIIAANAFMQNPVGYDINEAKGRAELTDIWALLSNKVAVAAFPHTIFACFMVTAGLIIAAAAWHLYRNQHLETMRPALKFGLWMMVIAGALTVLSGDQLGLAMVETQPMKMAAAEALYRTSTGADASFSLFTLGTPDGVHELFSIRVPYLLSFLSTHTLDGTVEGINDLQAQYVQLYGPGDYTPTIWVTYWAFRWMIGLGLLHVLIALVGLWMTRKGRSPRWRWLWRVAIWAFPLSLGAMIVGWIFTEMGRQPWIVFSLLKTQDAVSPGITGLDVLISLVAFTAIYGTLAVVEFRLIKKTIQKGPDDAPEPDPESGEVRHEATVY from the coding sequence GTGAACGAACTACTCGACCCGCTCTTGCTCTCCCGCTGGCAATTCGGGTTGACGACCATCTACCACTTCCTGTTCGTGCCACTCACGATCGGATTGGCCACCACGGTCGCGATCTTCCAGACCGCCTGGGTGCGCACCGACAAGTCGAAATACCTGCAGCTCACCCGCTTCTTCGGCAAGATCTTCTTGATCAACTTCGCCATGGGCGTGGTGACCGGCATCGTGCAGGAGTTCCAGTTCGGCATGAACTGGAGCGACTACTCCCGCTTCGTGGGTGATGTGTTCGGCGCGCCGCTCGCGCTCGAAGGTCTGCTCGCGTTCTTCCTCGAGGCGACCTTCATCGGGTTGTGGATCTTCGGGTGGGACAAACTGCCCAAGAAGCTCCACCTCGTCACCATCTGGGTGACGGCAGCCGGATCGATCGTGTCGGCCTACTTCATCATCGCGGCGAACGCCTTCATGCAGAACCCGGTCGGCTACGACATCAACGAGGCCAAAGGCCGCGCCGAACTCACCGACATCTGGGCGCTGCTGAGCAACAAGGTGGCCGTCGCCGCCTTCCCGCACACGATCTTCGCCTGCTTCATGGTGACGGCGGGCCTCATCATCGCGGCGGCCGCGTGGCACCTCTACCGCAACCAGCACCTCGAGACGATGCGCCCGGCCCTGAAGTTCGGCCTCTGGATGATGGTGATCGCCGGGGCTCTCACCGTTCTGAGCGGCGACCAATTGGGTCTGGCCATGGTGGAGACGCAGCCGATGAAGATGGCAGCGGCCGAGGCGCTCTACCGAACGTCGACGGGGGCTGACGCCTCGTTCTCCCTCTTCACGCTCGGCACGCCCGACGGCGTGCACGAATTGTTCTCGATCCGCGTGCCCTACCTCCTCTCCTTCCTCTCGACGCACACCCTCGACGGCACCGTCGAAGGCATCAACGACCTGCAGGCGCAATACGTGCAGCTGTACGGCCCCGGCGACTACACGCCCACCATCTGGGTCACCTACTGGGCCTTCCGCTGGATGATCGGCCTGGGCCTCCTGCACGTGCTGATCGCTTTGGTGGGTCTGTGGATGACGCGAAAGGGGCGGTCGCCCCGCTGGCGCTGGCTCTGGCGGGTGGCCATCTGGGCCTTCCCGCTGTCGCTCGGCGCGATGATCGTGGGCTGGATCTTCACCGAGATGGGCCGCCAGCCCTGGATTGTGTTCAGCCTGCTGAAGACGCAGGACGCGGTCTCGCCCGGCATCACGGGGCTCGACGTGCTGATCTCACTCGTCGCTTTCACCGCCATCTACGGCACCCTCGCCGTGGTGGAGTTCCGGCTGATCAAGAAGACGATCCAGAAGGGGCCGGATGACGCGCCCGAACCCGACCCCGAGTCGGGCGAAGTCCGGCACGAGGCGACGGTCTACTAG
- a CDS encoding DedA family protein — MNEVLSWLLDTVQSVDPLVRTLLAGLAILLETSILIGLVVPGDTVVLVASTAVDGPLEYISLVVVVIVGALCGESIGFAIGRWFGPKLRASRLGRRIGEKNWARAETYLAKRGGIAVFLSRFIPVLHSLIPLTVGMSPMRYRRFMKWTVPACILWAFAYVSVGAFAAGSYRELSRELHWAGYAFVAVIALFVVAVFVAKKLINRSESRHMQETPSSPDESDENGVS, encoded by the coding sequence ATGAACGAGGTGCTGTCCTGGCTCCTGGATACCGTGCAGTCGGTAGATCCCCTGGTCCGGACGCTATTGGCGGGGCTCGCGATTCTGCTCGAGACGAGCATCCTGATCGGGCTCGTGGTGCCGGGTGACACGGTGGTGCTGGTGGCGTCAACAGCCGTCGACGGGCCGCTTGAATACATCTCTCTGGTGGTGGTGGTGATCGTCGGGGCGCTCTGCGGCGAGAGCATCGGATTCGCGATCGGGCGCTGGTTCGGTCCGAAACTACGGGCGAGCCGGCTGGGCAGGCGGATCGGCGAGAAGAACTGGGCGCGTGCGGAGACCTACCTCGCCAAGCGTGGCGGCATCGCCGTCTTCTTGTCGCGCTTCATCCCCGTGCTGCACTCCCTCATCCCGCTCACCGTGGGCATGAGCCCGATGCGTTACCGCCGCTTCATGAAGTGGACGGTGCCGGCCTGCATCCTCTGGGCCTTTGCGTACGTCTCGGTCGGCGCTTTCGCGGCCGGCTCCTACCGCGAACTCTCCCGCGAGCTCCACTGGGCCGGCTACGCCTTCGTGGCGGTGATAGCTCTCTTCGTGGTGGCCGTCTTCGTGGCGAAGAAGCTCATCAACCGCTCCGAGTCCCGCCATATGCAGGAGACCCCATCCTCCCCCGACGAATCGGACGAGAACGGGGTCTCCTGA
- a CDS encoding PadR family transcriptional regulator, whose protein sequence is MAKQMTEMLKGTLEGIVLAILAAQPAYGYEITARLRDQGFSDIVEGTVYALLVRIEQRGYVDVTKVPSEKGPPRKVYSLNASGGEYLDEFWKSWEFLAERIGKLHDTTEQSHDEGDE, encoded by the coding sequence ATGGCCAAACAGATGACCGAGATGCTCAAGGGCACGTTGGAGGGCATCGTTCTCGCGATCCTCGCGGCGCAGCCGGCCTACGGCTACGAGATCACCGCGCGGCTGCGCGATCAGGGGTTCTCCGACATCGTCGAGGGCACCGTCTACGCACTGCTGGTGCGGATCGAGCAACGGGGCTACGTCGACGTGACGAAGGTCCCGTCGGAGAAGGGGCCGCCCCGCAAGGTCTACTCGCTCAACGCCTCAGGCGGCGAGTACCTCGACGAGTTCTGGAAGAGCTGGGAATTCCTGGCGGAACGGATCGGGAAACTGCACGACACCACCGAACAATCGCACGACGAAGGGGACGAATAG
- a CDS encoding ABC transporter ATP-binding protein — protein MIEFRSVTKQFPDGTVAVEGFDLVIPPRKTTVLVGSSGCGKTTLLRMINRMIDPTSGSILIDGEDTSDLAPVKLRRRIGYVMQNSGLLPHRKVIDNVATVPVLNGVPKKEARAHALDLLDSVGLDRSLADKYPRQLSGGQQQRVGVARGLAADPNILLMDEPFGAVDPIVRAELQQETIRLQEGLGKTVVFVTHDIDEAFLLGHQVVILQKGGHIAQIGTPAEILAAPADDFVASFVGADKGKRVLRIQRVGDRDVVVDENGTPTGVLQP, from the coding sequence ATGATCGAATTCCGTTCGGTGACCAAACAGTTCCCCGACGGAACGGTGGCCGTCGAGGGCTTCGACCTGGTGATCCCACCGCGCAAGACCACCGTGCTGGTCGGCTCCTCCGGGTGCGGCAAGACGACGCTGTTGCGCATGATCAACCGGATGATCGACCCGACCTCCGGAAGCATCCTGATCGACGGTGAGGACACCAGCGACCTCGCCCCGGTGAAGCTGCGTCGCCGCATCGGCTACGTGATGCAGAACTCCGGCCTCCTGCCGCACCGCAAGGTCATCGACAACGTCGCGACCGTCCCGGTGCTGAACGGTGTGCCCAAGAAGGAGGCCCGGGCCCACGCGCTCGACCTGCTCGACTCGGTGGGACTTGACCGCTCGCTCGCCGACAAGTACCCGCGTCAGCTCTCCGGCGGCCAGCAGCAGCGGGTGGGCGTAGCGCGCGGGCTCGCTGCCGATCCGAACATCCTGCTGATGGACGAGCCCTTCGGCGCCGTCGACCCCATCGTGCGTGCCGAACTGCAGCAGGAGACGATCCGACTGCAAGAAGGGCTCGGCAAGACGGTCGTGTTCGTCACCCACGACATCGACGAAGCGTTCCTGCTCGGCCATCAGGTGGTCATCCTGCAGAAGGGCGGACACATCGCCCAGATCGGCACACCCGCCGAGATCCTCGCCGCTCCGGCCGACGACTTCGTGGCCAGCTTCGTGGGTGCCGACAAAGGCAAACGGGTGCTGCGCATCCAGAGGGTGGGCGACCGAGACGTGGTGGTCGACGAGAACGGCACACCGACGGGAGTGCTCCAGCCGTGA
- a CDS encoding cohesin domain-containing protein, with amino-acid sequence MRKKDRVPLHDHTPHVRRLRTAVLTGAVALGLTLLGASPALAAPTTASVALTATPSVSVGDTVDVGIGLLGAADVYAYEVTLSYDPALFSYVADSATAPAGGYDTVKESAGSVTLVHSRLGTSPSLGGDVAASLQLTALAGGTAPAALTAASVTLVDPAGETTTLTDVATAAVAIAPLATETPTPTPSPTATTTPGGDTDPASTSTAGSSSGDLAATGFGIGALLLVAAAAVAAGVLLVIRRRTAGTR; translated from the coding sequence ATGAGAAAGAAGGACCGCGTGCCCCTGCACGACCACACCCCTCACGTGCGGCGACTGCGAACGGCAGTGCTGACCGGCGCCGTCGCCCTCGGCCTGACCCTGCTGGGCGCGAGCCCCGCACTGGCTGCCCCCACCACCGCCTCGGTGGCCCTGACCGCAACCCCCTCCGTCTCGGTGGGCGACACCGTCGACGTCGGCATCGGTCTCCTCGGCGCCGCCGACGTCTACGCCTACGAAGTCACGCTCAGCTACGACCCCGCCCTGTTCAGCTACGTCGCCGACAGCGCGACGGCCCCGGCCGGCGGCTACGACACCGTCAAAGAGTCGGCGGGCAGCGTCACCCTCGTGCACTCCCGTCTCGGCACCTCCCCGAGTCTCGGCGGTGACGTCGCGGCCTCGCTCCAGCTGACCGCGCTCGCCGGCGGAACCGCACCGGCCGCCCTCACGGCCGCATCCGTCACCCTGGTCGACCCGGCAGGCGAGACCACGACGCTGACGGATGTCGCGACCGCGGCCGTGGCGATCGCGCCGCTCGCGACCGAGACGCCAACCCCCACGCCGTCGCCCACCGCGACGACGACCCCGGGCGGCGACACCGACCCCGCATCGACCAGCACGGCCGGATCGAGCAGCGGCGACCTCGCCGCCACCGGTTTCGGCATCGGCGCCCTCCTGCTCGTCGCCGCAGCCGCAGTCGCCGCCGGAGTGCTCCTCGTCATCCGTCGCCGGACGGCGGGCACCCGATGA
- a CDS encoding ABC transporter substrate-binding protein produces the protein MFTAIKKGRLVVGLVAVSAAAALAGCASSNPLDTPSTSGSSGAASGPIVIGSQAYYSNEIIAEIYAQALEANDIEVTRQFNIGQRDAYLPALESGEVQLFPEYTGNLLQFYDPETTAKTSDDVYAALAGALPKGLEVLDQSPATDQDSYNVTKEFSEANDVTSLEDLAKVTTPITLGGNSELQTRPYGPDGLKSTYGVTVGFTPIEDSGGPLTIQALKDNTVQMVNIYSADPNIKTSGLVTLADPKGLFLASNVVPLINTDAATPEVTEVINKVSAALTSADLVDLNSQSVNDQESADTIAKNWLAKANLF, from the coding sequence ATGTTCACAGCAATCAAGAAAGGCCGGCTCGTCGTAGGGCTTGTCGCGGTCAGTGCGGCGGCGGCGCTGGCAGGGTGCGCGTCGAGTAATCCACTCGACACCCCGTCGACGTCGGGTTCGAGCGGCGCCGCATCCGGCCCGATCGTGATCGGATCGCAGGCCTACTACTCGAACGAGATCATCGCCGAGATCTACGCACAGGCACTCGAAGCCAACGACATCGAGGTGACGCGCCAGTTCAACATCGGGCAACGCGACGCCTACCTCCCGGCCCTCGAGAGCGGCGAAGTTCAGCTCTTCCCGGAGTACACGGGCAACCTGCTGCAGTTCTACGACCCCGAGACCACGGCCAAGACCAGCGACGACGTCTACGCCGCGCTCGCCGGCGCGCTGCCGAAGGGTCTCGAGGTGCTCGACCAGTCGCCCGCCACCGACCAGGACTCCTACAACGTCACCAAGGAGTTCTCCGAAGCCAACGACGTGACCAGCCTGGAAGACCTCGCCAAGGTCACCACGCCGATCACCCTCGGCGGCAACTCGGAACTGCAGACCCGCCCCTACGGCCCGGACGGCCTGAAGAGCACCTACGGCGTCACCGTCGGCTTCACGCCGATCGAGGACTCGGGCGGACCCCTCACCATCCAGGCACTGAAGGACAACACGGTGCAGATGGTCAACATCTACAGCGCCGACCCGAACATCAAGACGTCCGGTCTCGTGACACTGGCCGACCCGAAGGGCCTGTTCCTGGCCTCCAACGTCGTGCCGCTCATCAACACCGACGCCGCCACTCCCGAGGTGACCGAGGTCATCAACAAGGTGAGCGCCGCGCTGACCTCGGCCGACCTCGTCGACCTCAACTCGCAGAGCGTCAACGACCAGGAGTCGGCGGACACCATCGCGAAGAACTGGCTGGCGAAAGCTAACTTGTTCTGA
- a CDS encoding ABC transporter ATP-binding protein encodes MSTEPAIHVQGITKSFKELEVLRGVDFDVAAGTIFALLGSNGAGKTTLVRILSTLLKADTGTASVHGFDVAAKPGEVRESISLTGQFAAVDEVLSGRENLVLVARLRHLKNPGQIADDLLARFSLTDAGNRKAGTYSGGMRRRLDIAMSLIGDPPVIFLDEPTTGLDPQARLEVWQTVKQLAGQGTTVLLTTQYLDEAEQLADRIAILHEGTIIQNGTLSELKQLLPPAQVEYVEKQPSLEDVFLALVGGDSARKEL; translated from the coding sequence ATGAGCACCGAACCAGCCATCCACGTGCAGGGCATCACGAAGTCGTTCAAAGAGCTCGAGGTGCTGCGAGGCGTCGACTTCGACGTGGCAGCCGGCACCATCTTCGCGCTGCTCGGCTCGAACGGCGCCGGCAAGACCACCTTGGTGCGCATCCTGTCGACGCTCCTGAAGGCCGACACCGGCACCGCATCGGTGCACGGATTCGACGTGGCGGCCAAGCCGGGCGAGGTGCGCGAATCCATCAGCCTCACCGGGCAGTTCGCCGCGGTCGACGAGGTGCTGAGCGGCCGCGAGAACCTCGTTCTGGTGGCGAGGCTGCGGCATCTGAAGAACCCGGGCCAGATCGCGGACGACCTGCTCGCCCGCTTCTCGCTCACCGACGCCGGCAACCGCAAGGCCGGCACCTACTCGGGAGGCATGCGCCGCCGCCTCGACATCGCGATGAGCTTGATCGGCGATCCGCCGGTCATCTTCCTCGACGAGCCGACGACCGGCCTCGACCCCCAGGCGCGACTCGAGGTGTGGCAGACGGTCAAGCAGCTCGCAGGTCAGGGCACGACGGTGCTGCTCACCACCCAGTACCTCGACGAAGCAGAACAACTCGCCGACCGCATCGCGATCCTGCACGAGGGAACGATCATCCAGAACGGCACCCTCAGCGAACTCAAGCAACTCCTCCCGCCCGCCCAAGTGGAATACGTCGAGAAGCAACCCTCCCTCGAAGACGTCTTCCTCGCGCTCGTGGGCGGCGACTCCGCACGAAAGGAACTCTGA
- a CDS encoding ABC transporter permease translates to MTTTATHVLGDTGVLTGRSLRHIVRSPDTIITTAVTPVALMLLFVYVLGGAIQTGSDESYVNYMLPGILLITIASGVAYTSYRLFLDLQGGIFERFQSMPIARSSVLWAHVLTSLAANLVSVAIVTGVALILGFRTGASLGAWLAVAGILILFTLALTWIAVIAGLSAKSVDGASAFSYPLIFLPFISSAFVPTDSMPAPVAWFAENQPVTSIVNTIRALFAEQPVGSDIWIALAWLVGILVVAYGFAITIYKRKIS, encoded by the coding sequence ATGACCACCACCGCCACCCACGTGCTCGGCGACACCGGCGTCTTGACCGGGCGGTCGCTTCGCCACATCGTCCGCAGCCCCGACACCATCATCACGACCGCGGTCACCCCGGTCGCCCTGATGCTGTTGTTCGTCTACGTCTTGGGCGGTGCGATCCAGACCGGCTCCGACGAGTCATACGTGAACTACATGCTCCCCGGCATCCTGCTCATCACCATCGCGTCGGGGGTCGCCTACACCTCCTACCGGCTGTTCCTCGACCTGCAGGGCGGCATCTTCGAGCGCTTCCAGTCGATGCCGATCGCCCGATCGAGTGTGCTCTGGGCCCACGTGCTCACCTCCCTGGCCGCCAACCTGGTCTCGGTGGCGATCGTCACGGGTGTCGCGTTGATCCTCGGATTCCGCACCGGAGCATCCCTCGGCGCATGGCTCGCCGTGGCCGGCATCCTCATCCTGTTCACCCTCGCGCTGACCTGGATCGCGGTGATCGCCGGACTCTCGGCGAAATCGGTCGACGGCGCGAGTGCGTTCAGCTATCCGCTGATCTTCCTGCCCTTCATCAGCTCGGCGTTCGTGCCGACCGACTCGATGCCCGCTCCGGTGGCCTGGTTCGCCGAGAACCAGCCGGTGACGTCGATCGTGAACACCATCCGCGCTCTGTTCGCCGAACAGCCGGTGGGCAGCGACATCTGGATCGCTCTGGCCTGGCTCGTCGGCATCCTCGTGGTGGCGTACGGCTTCGCGATCACGATCTACAAACGCAAGATCAGCTGA
- a CDS encoding DUF1048 domain-containing protein — MAAKWIETLTGSLEQKKQYKRDKKRIDTLPEPYRASAKAMHRYLMYSGGITDGETLIIMFTDLADLWERAAVDETPVRDIVGDDPVEFAESFAEAYAGKQWIDKERARLNQAIEDAEREEKK; from the coding sequence ATGGCTGCGAAATGGATCGAGACCCTCACCGGCTCGCTCGAGCAGAAGAAGCAGTACAAGCGGGACAAGAAGCGCATCGACACGCTTCCGGAGCCGTACCGGGCTTCGGCGAAGGCGATGCACCGCTACCTGATGTACTCCGGGGGCATCACCGACGGCGAGACCCTCATCATCATGTTCACCGATCTGGCCGACCTCTGGGAGCGCGCCGCGGTCGACGAGACGCCGGTGCGCGACATCGTCGGCGACGATCCGGTCGAGTTCGCCGAGTCGTTCGCCGAGGCCTACGCCGGCAAGCAGTGGATCGACAAGGAGCGCGCTCGCCTGAACCAGGCCATCGAAGACGCGGAGCGGGAGGAGAAGAAATGA
- a CDS encoding ABC transporter permease, with translation MKWLESNFDLVWQLTLAHIALSVPPIVFGFIIAIPLGWIANRYQLTRGTILVVLGLLYTIPSLPLFIFMPIILGTPLLSSVNVTVALTIYAVALMVRTAADGLTSVDKDTLLAASGMGYSGWQRFWRVELPLSGPVLLSGLRVVSASTVSLATIGSVVGVTSLGYLFINGFQRNIPAEVITGIVAVLVIAIVFDLILVLLGRLLLPWNRRERAGSSRSARRKAVLVSEGVS, from the coding sequence GTGAAGTGGCTCGAGTCGAACTTCGACCTGGTCTGGCAGCTCACGCTCGCGCACATCGCGCTGAGCGTGCCGCCGATCGTGTTCGGCTTCATCATCGCCATCCCGCTCGGCTGGATCGCGAACCGCTACCAGCTGACGCGCGGCACCATCCTCGTGGTGCTCGGCCTGCTCTACACGATCCCGTCGCTGCCGCTGTTCATCTTCATGCCGATCATCCTCGGCACGCCCCTGCTCTCCTCGGTGAACGTCACCGTCGCGCTCACCATCTACGCGGTCGCCCTGATGGTGCGCACGGCGGCGGACGGCCTCACCTCGGTCGACAAAGACACCCTGCTGGCCGCCTCCGGGATGGGGTACTCGGGCTGGCAACGCTTCTGGCGGGTCGAACTGCCGCTCTCCGGCCCCGTGCTGCTCTCCGGGCTGCGCGTGGTCTCGGCGAGCACCGTCAGTCTCGCCACGATCGGCTCGGTCGTCGGCGTCACGAGCCTCGGCTACCTGTTCATCAACGGCTTCCAGCGCAACATCCCGGCCGAAGTCATCACCGGCATCGTCGCGGTGCTGGTCATCGCCATCGTGTTCGACCTGATCCTCGTGCTCCTCGGCCGACTGCTGCTGCCCTGGAACCGTCGTGAGCGCGCCGGTTCGTCACGATCGGCCCGCCGCAAGGCGGTCCTGGTGTCGGAGGGTGTCTCGTGA
- a CDS encoding ABC transporter permease has product MNLFFDGIAWILDPANQTGPGGWFARLGEQLAYTFGAVAIAAIIAIPLGYLVGHTGRGRDIAVSLSGGFRALPSLGVLILLALGLGIGFRAPLITFVILAIPPILAGAYAGFEAIDRTTIDAARAVGMTEGQVVRQVEIPLGLPLLIGGIRSGVLQVVATATLAAYVSGGALGAFIFEGVATRNYSETLGASILVTLLALILEGVFALIQKLVVPRGVVARELKEVRTVSSRPRAAVGSPIQEGK; this is encoded by the coding sequence GTGAACCTCTTCTTCGACGGCATCGCCTGGATTCTCGACCCGGCCAACCAGACCGGGCCGGGCGGATGGTTCGCGCGGCTGGGAGAACAGCTTGCCTACACCTTCGGTGCGGTCGCGATCGCCGCGATCATCGCCATCCCGCTCGGCTACCTGGTCGGGCACACCGGTCGCGGCCGTGACATCGCCGTGTCGCTGTCGGGCGGATTCCGGGCCCTGCCGAGTCTCGGCGTGCTGATCCTGCTGGCACTCGGCCTCGGCATCGGATTCCGCGCCCCGCTCATCACCTTCGTGATCCTGGCCATCCCGCCGATCCTGGCCGGCGCCTACGCCGGCTTCGAGGCGATCGACCGCACGACGATCGACGCGGCCCGGGCGGTGGGCATGACCGAGGGGCAGGTGGTGCGCCAGGTCGAGATTCCGCTCGGCCTGCCACTGCTGATCGGCGGCATCCGTTCGGGCGTGCTGCAGGTGGTGGCCACGGCCACGCTGGCCGCCTACGTCAGCGGGGGAGCGCTCGGCGCCTTCATCTTCGAGGGGGTGGCGACGAGGAATTATTCCGAGACCCTCGGCGCTTCCATCCTCGTGACTTTGCTCGCGTTGATCCTCGAAGGGGTCTTCGCGCTCATCCAGAAACTCGTGGTTCCCCGCGGCGTCGTCGCCCGGGAACTCAAGGAAGTCCGCACGGTGTCGTCCCGGCCCCGCGCGGCGGTGGGATCCCCCATCCAAGAAGGGAAATGA